TGTTGTTGAGTTATATATGTACCCATATATATAAAcggaatttttttagttttttttatggaAGCATATATATCATTAAAGGTTCCAACAAAAATTACGAAATTAGATAACATAATATGCTCACTCGGACAATGAATGGGCCTGTTTGCAATAATCAAAACCTAttcatctggaccgtcttcttacTATGAGAACGGTGACGTCTTTCTCTGACGAAAATCATCCAAAAGATAAGTGAGAACATGACTGCACCAGAGAGTGACGCCAGTCCTGCGTAGATCCATTGGCTGGTGATGCTGAGTCCAGGGCAGTTCTTGGTGGTTATGTCTCTGAATGTGTCTCGGACGAATGTGCAATCAGCAATACTAGCTAAGAACGGACCGTAATGGTCCAACGTGAATCCTACGTTGATAGCACCCATCATCTGGTCGTATGAAGCTTGAGTTAACCTACCCTGTGTTATGCAGATCCCTTCTGCGTTCACTTGGCACACAAACCCTTTGTAGATCTATTTACCCAATAAAAAAACACACAGAAACGTattaacattattttaataCAGTTAATCTTCTTCTAAAAGATTATTTACTCTTATGATTCTAATAttaatactccatccgtttcactATACttgatattttagaaaatttttgttgtttcataatatatgatgtttgcacaaatttatataattttaactttatcaaaaatagtgtaatcaattaaatttgtattatttctatttataattaaataaatcagTTTTAAAATTGTAACTCAATGATACTctgataaaatatagtttttcttaatatatgtccGTTGGAGTAAACATAACATATAATATCATACGTACCTGAGAAGCATTAGCGAGGAGAATTTCGTTAGGAGCACAAGGACGTGGATTGTGATGTTCGTCGAGAGGGTTACAGAGAAGAGGAACGAGCGGACCAGACTGGTTATGGTAAAAAGGGTTATTATGTGGGAAGTGATCAAAGTTACTGATATTGACTGTGTACGCATTAGTCATGTCAACGGCCGTAGAGGTCATC
This genomic window from Brassica napus cultivar Da-Ae unplaced genomic scaffold, Da-Ae ScsIHWf_1005;HRSCAF=1411, whole genome shotgun sequence contains:
- the LOC125595207 gene encoding uncharacterized protein LOC125595207, which produces MDQWVHDPAAESALSQLLPCLDAKTIGDTLDITKTMTSTAVDMTNAYTVNISNFDHFPHNNPFYHNQSGPLVPLLCNPLDEHHNPRPCAPNEILLANASQIYKGFVCQVNAEGICITQGRLTQASYDQMMGAINVGFTLDHYGPFLASIADCTFVRDTFRDITTKNCPGLSITSQWIYAGLASLSGAVMFSLIFWMIFVRERRHRSHSKKTVQMNRF